One genomic segment of Syngnathus acus chromosome 1, fSynAcu1.2, whole genome shotgun sequence includes these proteins:
- the LOC119121842 gene encoding CMRF35-like molecule 5 isoform X12: protein MEILFLVIAFLMHGTANTETEVTGISGENIIITCSRDDRSDDIKYFCEKNCKYDDDVLIKSRGRRWYSKGRYSIIDDGKTFRVKISQLTKKDAGTYWCGWEQWIKDDYEKVVLTVREGTTKAPNKTTTNQTEQFRSSTPSSTKQDKPATNPTEQFRPSTPSSMKPLYIGAILGVITLTLALVLLIYFKKQKRKISTYSEKAMDETPGYATVSGEKIKSSDALPSSTAQSQDTSKYSDSLISPDSLVYSTVSHSHMNSSQVSKQSPNVTYATILITNESESVYCNV from the exons ATGGAGATACTTTTCCTTGTAATCGCATTTCTTATGCATG GGACAGCAAACACGGAGACGGAAGTCACAGGAATATCTGGGGAAAACATTATAATAACATGCTCTCGCGACGATCGATCTGATGACATCAAATACTTCTGCGAGAAAAACTGTAAATATGATGACGATGTCCTAATAAAAAGCAGAGGGAGGAGATGGTATTCAAAAGGAAGATACAGCATAATAGATGATGGaaaaacattcagagttaAAATCTCTCAGCTGACAAAGAAGGATGCTGGTACCTACTGGTGTGGATGGGAACAATGGATTAAAGATGATTACGAAAAGGTTGTCCTCACTGTCAGAGAAG GAACAACAAAAGCACCcaacaagacaacaacaaaccaAACTGAGCAATTTCGTTCAAGTACTCCATCCTCTA ccaaacaagacaagccaGCAACAAACCCAACTGAGCAATTTCGTCCAAGTACTCCATCCTCTA TGAAACCATTGTACATTGGAGCAATCCTTGGAGTAATCACACTCACCCTGGCATTAGTTCTTCTCATATActtcaaaaagcaaaaaaggaaGATTAGCACATATTCTG AAAAAGCAATGGACGAGACCCCAGGGTATGCAACGGTTTCCGGAGAAAAGATCAAATCATCTGATGCCCTGCCGTCATCTACAGCTCAAAGCCAGGATACCAGCAAATATAGTGATTCCCTGATTTCCCCAGACAGTCTAGTCTATTCCACTGTCAGCCACAGCCATATGAACAGCAGCCAGGTCTCCAAACAGTCTCCAAACGTGACATACGCCACCATTCTCATCACAAATGAATCTGAATCAGTGTACTGCAATGTCTGA
- the LOC119121842 gene encoding uncharacterized protein LOC119121842 isoform X17, producing MKILFLVIAFLMHGTANTETEFTGISGENIIITCSRDDRSDDIKYFCEKNCKYADDVLIKSKGRRWYSKGRYSIIDYGKTFRVNISQLTKKDTGTYWCGWEQWIKDDYEKVVLTVREGTTKAPKQDKPATNPTEQFRPSTPSSMKPLYIGAILGVITLTLALVLLIYFKKQKRKISTYSEKAMDETPGYATVSGEKIKSSDALPSSTAQSQDTSKYSDSLISPDSLVYSTVSHSHMNSSQVSKQSPNVTYATILITNESESVYCNV from the exons ATGAAGATACTTTTCCTTGTAATCGCATTTCTTATGCATG GGACAGCAAACACGGAGACTGAATTCACAGGAATATCTGGGGAAAACATTATAATAACATGCTCTCGCGACGATCGATCTGATGACATCAAATACTTCTGCGAGAAAAACTGTAAATATGCTGACGATGTCCTAATAAAAAGCAAAGGGAGGAGATGGTATTCAAAAGGAAGATACAGCATAATAGATTATGGaaaaacattcagagttaACATCTCTCAGCTGACAAAGAAGGATACTGGTACCTACTGGTGTGGATGGGAACAATGGATTAAAGATGATTACGAAAAGGTTGTCCTCACTGTCAGAGAAG GAACAACAAAAGCacccaaacaagacaagccaGCAACAAACCCAACTGAGCAATTTCGTCCAAGTACTCCATCCTCTA TGAAACCATTGTACATTGGAGCAATCCTTGGAGTAATCACACTCACCCTGGCATTAGTTCTTCTCATATActtcaaaaagcaaaaaaggaaGATTAGCACATATTCTG AAAAAGCAATGGACGAGACCCCAGGGTATGCAACGGTTTCCGGAGAAAAGATCAAATCATCTGATGCCCTGCCGTCATCTACAGCTCAAAGCCAGGATACCAGCAAATATAGTGATTCCCTGATTTCCCCAGACAGTCTAGTCTATTCCACTGTCAGCCACAGCCATATGAACAGCAGCCAGGTCTCCAAACAGTCTCCAAACGTGACATACGCCACCATTCTCATCACAAATGAATCTGAATCAGTGTACTGCAATGTCTGA
- the LOC119121842 gene encoding CMRF35-like molecule 5 isoform X4 produces the protein MEILFLVIAFLMHGTANTETEVTGISGENIIITCSRDDRSDDIKYFCEKNCKYDDDVLIKSRGRRWYSKGRYSIIDDGKTFRVKISQLTKKDAGTYWCGWEQWIKDDYEKVVLTVREGTTKAPNKTTTNQTEQFRSSTPSSTKQDKPATNPTEQFRPSTPSSNKPTTNPTEQFHQSTQSSMKPLYIGAILGVITLTLALVLLIYFKKQKRKISTYSEKAMDETPGYATVSGEKIKSSDALPSSTAQSQDTSKYSDSLISPDSLVYSTVSHSHMNSSQVSKQSPNVTYATILITNESESVYCNV, from the exons ATGGAGATACTTTTCCTTGTAATCGCATTTCTTATGCATG GGACAGCAAACACGGAGACGGAAGTCACAGGAATATCTGGGGAAAACATTATAATAACATGCTCTCGCGACGATCGATCTGATGACATCAAATACTTCTGCGAGAAAAACTGTAAATATGATGACGATGTCCTAATAAAAAGCAGAGGGAGGAGATGGTATTCAAAAGGAAGATACAGCATAATAGATGATGGaaaaacattcagagttaAAATCTCTCAGCTGACAAAGAAGGATGCTGGTACCTACTGGTGTGGATGGGAACAATGGATTAAAGATGATTACGAAAAGGTTGTCCTCACTGTCAGAGAAG GAACAACAAAAGCACCcaacaagacaacaacaaaccaAACTGAGCAATTTCGTTCAAGTACTCCATCCTCTA ccaaacaagacaagccaGCAACAAACCCAACTGAGCAATTTCGTCCAAGTACTCCATCCTCTA acaagccaACAACAAACCCAACTGAGCAATTTCATCAAAGTACCCAATCCTCTA TGAAACCATTGTACATTGGAGCAATCCTTGGAGTAATCACACTCACCCTGGCATTAGTTCTTCTCATATActtcaaaaagcaaaaaaggaaGATTAGCACATATTCTG AAAAAGCAATGGACGAGACCCCAGGGTATGCAACGGTTTCCGGAGAAAAGATCAAATCATCTGATGCCCTGCCGTCATCTACAGCTCAAAGCCAGGATACCAGCAAATATAGTGATTCCCTGATTTCCCCAGACAGTCTAGTCTATTCCACTGTCAGCCACAGCCATATGAACAGCAGCCAGGTCTCCAAACAGTCTCCAAACGTGACATACGCCACCATTCTCATCACAAATGAATCTGAATCAGTGTACTGCAATGTCTGA
- the LOC119121842 gene encoding CMRF35-like molecule 5 isoform X6 encodes MEILFLVIAFLMHGTANTETEVTGISGENIIITCSRDDRSDDIKYFCEKNCKYDDDVLIKSRGRRWYSKGRYSIIDDGKTFRVKISQLTKKDAGTYWCGWEQWIKDDYEKVVLTVREGTTKAPKQDKPATNPTEQFRPSTPSSKPDRDSTAKQDKPTTNPTEQFHQSTQSSMKPLYIGAILGVITLTLALVLLIYFKKQKRKISTYSEKAMDETPGYATVSGEKIKSSDALPSSTAQSQDTSKYSDSLISPDSLVYSTVSHSHMNSSQVSKQSPNVTYATILITNESESVYCNV; translated from the exons ATGGAGATACTTTTCCTTGTAATCGCATTTCTTATGCATG GGACAGCAAACACGGAGACGGAAGTCACAGGAATATCTGGGGAAAACATTATAATAACATGCTCTCGCGACGATCGATCTGATGACATCAAATACTTCTGCGAGAAAAACTGTAAATATGATGACGATGTCCTAATAAAAAGCAGAGGGAGGAGATGGTATTCAAAAGGAAGATACAGCATAATAGATGATGGaaaaacattcagagttaAAATCTCTCAGCTGACAAAGAAGGATGCTGGTACCTACTGGTGTGGATGGGAACAATGGATTAAAGATGATTACGAAAAGGTTGTCCTCACTGTCAGAGAAG GAACAACAAAAGCacccaaacaagacaagccaGCAACAAACCCAACTGAGCAATTTCGTCCAAGTACTCCATCCTCTA AGCCTGATCGCGACAGCACTG caaaacaagacaagccaACAACAAACCCAACTGAGCAATTTCATCAAAGTACCCAATCCTCTA TGAAACCATTGTACATTGGAGCAATCCTTGGAGTAATCACACTCACCCTGGCATTAGTTCTTCTCATATActtcaaaaagcaaaaaaggaaGATTAGCACATATTCTG AAAAAGCAATGGACGAGACCCCAGGGTATGCAACGGTTTCCGGAGAAAAGATCAAATCATCTGATGCCCTGCCGTCATCTACAGCTCAAAGCCAGGATACCAGCAAATATAGTGATTCCCTGATTTCCCCAGACAGTCTAGTCTATTCCACTGTCAGCCACAGCCATATGAACAGCAGCCAGGTCTCCAAACAGTCTCCAAACGTGACATACGCCACCATTCTCATCACAAATGAATCTGAATCAGTGTACTGCAATGTCTGA
- the LOC119121842 gene encoding CMRF35-like molecule 8 isoform X7 → MKILFLVIAFLMHGTANTETEFTGISGENIIITCSRDDRSDDIKYFCEKNCKYADDVLIKSKGRRWYSKGRYSIIDYGKTFRVNISQLTKKDTGTYWCGWEQWIKDDYEKVVLTVREGTTKAPKQDKPATNPTEQFRPSTPSSKPDRDSTAKQDKPTTNPTEQFHQSTQSSMKPLYIGAILGVITLTLALVLLIYFKKQKRKISTYSEKAMDETPGYATVSGEKIKSSDALPSSTAQSQDTSKYSDSLISPDSLVYSTVSHSHMNSSQVSKQSPNVTYATILITNESESVYCNV, encoded by the exons ATGAAGATACTTTTCCTTGTAATCGCATTTCTTATGCATG GGACAGCAAACACGGAGACTGAATTCACAGGAATATCTGGGGAAAACATTATAATAACATGCTCTCGCGACGATCGATCTGATGACATCAAATACTTCTGCGAGAAAAACTGTAAATATGCTGACGATGTCCTAATAAAAAGCAAAGGGAGGAGATGGTATTCAAAAGGAAGATACAGCATAATAGATTATGGaaaaacattcagagttaACATCTCTCAGCTGACAAAGAAGGATACTGGTACCTACTGGTGTGGATGGGAACAATGGATTAAAGATGATTACGAAAAGGTTGTCCTCACTGTCAGAGAAG GAACAACAAAAGCacccaaacaagacaagccaGCAACAAACCCAACTGAGCAATTTCGTCCAAGTACTCCATCCTCTA AGCCTGATCGCGACAGCACTG caaaacaagacaagccaACAACAAACCCAACTGAGCAATTTCATCAAAGTACCCAATCCTCTA TGAAACCATTGTACATTGGAGCAATCCTTGGAGTAATCACACTCACCCTGGCATTAGTTCTTCTCATATActtcaaaaagcaaaaaaggaaGATTAGCACATATTCTG AAAAAGCAATGGACGAGACCCCAGGGTATGCAACGGTTTCCGGAGAAAAGATCAAATCATCTGATGCCCTGCCGTCATCTACAGCTCAAAGCCAGGATACCAGCAAATATAGTGATTCCCTGATTTCCCCAGACAGTCTAGTCTATTCCACTGTCAGCCACAGCCATATGAACAGCAGCCAGGTCTCCAAACAGTCTCCAAACGTGACATACGCCACCATTCTCATCACAAATGAATCTGAATCAGTGTACTGCAATGTCTGA
- the LOC119121842 gene encoding CMRF35-like molecule 5 isoform X9, translating to MEILFLVIAFLMHGTANTETEVTGISGENIIITCSRDDRSDDIKYFCEKNCKYDDDVLIKSRGRRWYSKGRYSIIDDGKTFRVKISQLTKKDAGTYWCGWEQWIKDDYEKVVLTVREGTTKAPKQDKPATNPTEQFRPSTPSSKPDRDSTDKPTTNPTEQFHQSTQSSMKPLYIGAILGVITLTLALVLLIYFKKQKRKISTYSEKAMDETPGYATVSGEKIKSSDALPSSTAQSQDTSKYSDSLISPDSLVYSTVSHSHMNSSQVSKQSPNVTYATILITNESESVYCNV from the exons ATGGAGATACTTTTCCTTGTAATCGCATTTCTTATGCATG GGACAGCAAACACGGAGACGGAAGTCACAGGAATATCTGGGGAAAACATTATAATAACATGCTCTCGCGACGATCGATCTGATGACATCAAATACTTCTGCGAGAAAAACTGTAAATATGATGACGATGTCCTAATAAAAAGCAGAGGGAGGAGATGGTATTCAAAAGGAAGATACAGCATAATAGATGATGGaaaaacattcagagttaAAATCTCTCAGCTGACAAAGAAGGATGCTGGTACCTACTGGTGTGGATGGGAACAATGGATTAAAGATGATTACGAAAAGGTTGTCCTCACTGTCAGAGAAG GAACAACAAAAGCacccaaacaagacaagccaGCAACAAACCCAACTGAGCAATTTCGTCCAAGTACTCCATCCTCTA AGCCTGATCGCGACAGCACTG acaagccaACAACAAACCCAACTGAGCAATTTCATCAAAGTACCCAATCCTCTA TGAAACCATTGTACATTGGAGCAATCCTTGGAGTAATCACACTCACCCTGGCATTAGTTCTTCTCATATActtcaaaaagcaaaaaaggaaGATTAGCACATATTCTG AAAAAGCAATGGACGAGACCCCAGGGTATGCAACGGTTTCCGGAGAAAAGATCAAATCATCTGATGCCCTGCCGTCATCTACAGCTCAAAGCCAGGATACCAGCAAATATAGTGATTCCCTGATTTCCCCAGACAGTCTAGTCTATTCCACTGTCAGCCACAGCCATATGAACAGCAGCCAGGTCTCCAAACAGTCTCCAAACGTGACATACGCCACCATTCTCATCACAAATGAATCTGAATCAGTGTACTGCAATGTCTGA